From a region of the Candidatus Thermokryptus mobilis genome:
- the csm6 gene encoding CRISPR-associated ring nuclease Csm6 yields the protein RGDLPPLLGKDGVFEKFCKEFKTRPKFTEKNILVIRDREGNELDDIRDSVHNECASDFITSVIREFSKRDDVVLHCSVAGGRKTMSVFAGLAMALVGRKQDRLYHVLVSPPEVEGNPKFFYKPKKPEFIEIGKGKKINTDEVKITLAEIPFLRLGEKYRNVFPDEISYTELVERIQNYEDFSEPIVKVDTDEVKIVGKSKSLKNALRDLEKYAKSKVKSVLLIGETGTGKELFARYLAKMYGKSFTAVNCASIPVNLLESELFGHVKGAFTGANRDKKGIFEECDGGIVFLDEINKTTAEFQSKLLRFLESGEVRRIGSNEVKKVDVVLVIALNEEPDKWLDRGALPDFYNRISRHKVRIPPLRERKEDIPLLVKYFVDKYSREHGKSIKGISNEVMRMLVAYDWRVGNVRELENYIADMVARADEDETILSNLPDDFEENIKSQNRVIGEMIHQVTGGNVVDLPLCEFEKLYIEYQLMKNDWNISKTAKVLKIPRTTLYDKIKKLGISR from the coding sequence TAGGGGGGATTTACCCCCATTGCTTGGGAAAGATGGTGTGTTTGAAAAATTTTGTAAGGAGTTTAAAACACGTCCGAAATTTACCGAAAAAAACATACTGGTTATAAGGGATAGAGAAGGCAACGAACTTGATGATATCCGTGATAGTGTTCATAATGAATGTGCTTCTGATTTTATAACAAGTGTGATAAGGGAATTTTCAAAAAGAGATGATGTTGTGCTTCATTGTTCGGTTGCTGGTGGGAGGAAAACTATGTCGGTTTTTGCTGGGCTTGCTATGGCACTTGTTGGTAGAAAGCAAGACCGTCTTTACCATGTTCTTGTTTCGCCTCCAGAGGTTGAAGGCAATCCGAAATTCTTTTACAAACCGAAAAAGCCAGAATTTATAGAGATAGGAAAGGGTAAAAAAATAAATACTGATGAAGTTAAGATAACGCTTGCTGAGATTCCTTTTTTGAGGTTGGGAGAGAAGTATAGAAATGTATTTCCAGATGAGATAAGTTATACAGAACTTGTTGAAAGGATTCAAAATTACGAAGATTTTAGCGAGCCGATTGTAAAAGTTGATACTGATGAAGTTAAGATCGTAGGCAAGAGTAAAAGTTTGAAAAACGCTCTCAGGGATCTTGAAAAGTATGCGAAGAGCAAGGTCAAAAGTGTTCTTTTGATTGGAGAGACGGGCACGGGGAAAGAACTTTTTGCAAGGTATCTTGCAAAGATGTATGGTAAAAGTTTTACAGCTGTAAATTGCGCATCTATCCCGGTAAATTTACTTGAGTCGGAATTGTTCGGTCATGTCAAGGGTGCTTTCACTGGCGCTAATAGAGATAAAAAGGGAATTTTTGAGGAGTGTGACGGTGGGATTGTTTTCCTTGATGAGATAAACAAGACGACAGCAGAATTTCAGAGCAAACTTTTAAGATTTCTTGAGTCAGGAGAGGTAAGAAGAATTGGAAGCAATGAGGTGAAAAAAGTTGATGTTGTTTTAGTTATCGCTTTGAACGAAGAGCCAGATAAATGGTTGGACAGAGGGGCGTTGCCTGATTTTTACAATCGCATATCAAGACATAAAGTTAGAATACCGCCATTGAGGGAAAGAAAAGAGGATATACCGCTTTTAGTGAAGTATTTCGTAGATAAGTATTCGCGTGAGCATGGCAAGAGCATCAAAGGAATTTCAAATGAAGTTATGAGAATGTTAGTTGCTTATGATTGGAGGGTTGGAAATGTGCGGGAGTTGGAAAATTACATTGCCGATATGGTAGCAAGAGCTGATGAGGATGAGACGATATTATCAAATCTACCTGATGACTTTGAAGAGAACATCAAGTCGCAGAATAGAGTGATTGGAGAAATGATACATCAGGTGACCGGAGGTAATGTTGTTGATTTACCGCTTTGCGAATTTGAAAAGCTTTATATTGAATATCAGCTTATGAAAAACGATTGGAATATTAGTAAAACTGCTAAGGTTTTGAAAATCCCAAGAACTACGCTTTACGATAAGATTAAAAAACTTGGCATATCAAGATAG
- a CDS encoding putative CRISPR-associated protein, with the protein MKKEFHIINVGNSLLTNYQREIKNSASHADNEYWRNMIDDVKFMEDIYQFLSSNPEKNSAELNTFLKVVRGKVPSNVEVYLSGTNTYSNEICLRTIAEFLKKQSYRIYDNPTFPAYFVEAQFYDDRYARDEFAKGVAEMLDRFIYLVLKKKEEGYDVYINPTGGLKAHVIACALAGFLTGCKVYYMNEEFKEVVFLPELFYLPKGREVDLLKLLSDKVPRSGSEYNKLKSNYTDEIDRLNLYGLIEVEKDENGRDYRIRITNRGLHFLNLTGG; encoded by the coding sequence AATGTCGGGAATTCGCTTTTGACGAACTATCAGAGGGAGATAAAAAACAGCGCATCGCATGCGGATAACGAATATTGGAGAAATATGATTGATGATGTCAAATTTATGGAAGATATTTATCAGTTTTTATCATCAAATCCGGAAAAAAACAGCGCTGAGTTGAACACATTTTTAAAGGTTGTAAGGGGGAAAGTTCCTTCAAATGTTGAGGTTTATCTTTCTGGGACGAACACTTATTCAAATGAAATATGTCTTCGCACTATTGCAGAGTTTTTGAAGAAACAAAGTTATAGAATTTATGATAATCCAACTTTTCCTGCTTATTTTGTGGAAGCGCAATTTTATGATGATAGGTATGCGAGGGATGAATTTGCCAAGGGGGTTGCAGAGATGCTTGATAGATTTATTTATCTTGTGTTGAAGAAGAAAGAAGAAGGATATGATGTTTACATCAATCCGACAGGTGGGTTGAAGGCACATGTTATAGCTTGTGCGCTTGCTGGTTTTCTAACGGGTTGCAAAGTTTATTATATGAATGAGGAATTCAAAGAGGTCGTGTTTTTGCCCGAGCTTTTCTATTTGCCCAAGGGAAGGGAGGTGGATTTATTAAAGCTTCTTTCGGACAAGGTCCCGAGGAGTGGGTCTGAGTATAATAAACTTAAGAGTAATTATACAGATGAGATTGATAGGTTGAATCTTTATGGACTCATTGAGGTGGAGAAAGATGAGAATGGAAGGGATTATAGGATAAGGATAACAAATAGAGGTCTTCATTTTTTGAATTTGACAGGGGGATGA